In the Cellvibrio sp. KY-GH-1 genome, AATGGTGCTATTGTTGCTGAAGGTTTTACCCAGGCAATTGGCGGTAACCACGCCGAAGTTGAAGCGTTTAACGCTTTTAAGGGCAACCTGGATGATGTAACGGCCTACGTAACTCTGGAGCCTTGTTCATTCGTAGGCAGAACGCCCTCCTGTGCTGCTATGCTGGCAAATTCTGGTATTAAAAATGTTGTGGTGGCGATATTAGATCCCGACCCGAGAAATAGCGGTAAGGGTATTCAAATGCTGCAGCAAGCGGGTATCGATGTTCAGG is a window encoding:
- a CDS encoding bifunctional diaminohydroxyphosphoribosylaminopyrimidine deaminase/5-amino-6-(5-phosphoribosylamino)uracil reductase RibD; translated protein: MKQEFMLRALAVSKNALPHCIPNPPVGCVLVKNGAIVAEGFTQAIGGNHAEVEAFNAFKGNLDDVTAYVTLEPCSFVGRTPSCAAMLANSGIKNVVVAILDPDPRNSGKGIQMLQQAGIDVQVGLCGAAVAEFLIPYLGKS